The nucleotide sequence TGTATAGATGACCTGAGCTTCGATCATCGCGAGGGCGATGAACATTGTAGTCATGAGCTTACCACCCAGACCCGGGTTGCGAGCAGTACCTGCGATAGTCGCAGCAGCAGTGTGACCCATACCGATAGCGCCACCGAGAGCAGCGAGACCGAGGCCGACGCCTGCAGCGATCATAGAGTAAGCTTTGAGTGTCTGGTTTGCAACGTCAGCGTCAGCTGCGAAAGCAGCGCCAGCGAAAGCAACCATCAGAAAAAGAATCTTTTTCATGGAGTTCTCCAGTAAATTTTTTTGTGTCAAAGTCCGTTCGGCTTGCGTATCCCTACTTGTCACTTTGCGGGCGAATTATAGATATTGCACGCTTAAGAGGCGCTTTGTTGTCTATAAAGTGATAGGGATGATTTTCCCGTAGGGGACTTCCCGCTCTGTTTCCGGGGTGATCCAGACGGTGTCGATGAGGGGCTCCCTGTCCGGGAAACGGCCGTCGCAGTCGGTGAAGTAGAGCAGCAGCGGCGCCATCGGGGCGTGGCGCTCCGTCCACTCGAAGACCGGGCGGAAGTCGGTGCCGCCCCCGCCTTTGAGGTCGAAGACAAGCGGCTCGCCGGGGTAGAACTGGTGATGCGACTGTACTTTTGCATCGCAGACGAGCAGCTCGATACGGTAGTCGGAAAAGGTCTCCAGCAGGGACTCGACCTCGGCGATAAAGCGCCCCAGTAGCGTTTCGTCGACGGAGCCTGAGCTGTCGATGGCGATGACGAGGTCGAGGGTCTCCGACGTGGGCGAGGGGAGGTAGATGTGGCTGTAGAGCAGTTTTTTAGAGGGCGGGAGCATGCGGTAGTCGCTGCGCAGGTGGCGGTTGAGGGCGTGCGCGAGTTCGCTGCGCCAGTCGATGACGCTCTTCGTCGTGGGGATGAAAAAGCGTTCCAGCCCCAGCGGGGTGTCGCCCTGCTGCGCCAGCATCTCGCGGACGGCCTTCTCAAAATGCTCGAAGAGCGACTCGTCCACGCTGTTCTCCACCTCCATCTGAGGCCGTTTTTTGTCCGGGTCGTGGTCCCCTTCGGCGTTTTTCAGCTCGTCGCGCTTGCGCTGGTTGTTCTCGTTGAAGCCGGTATCGTTGCTCTCGTCGTCGCTGTACTCTTCGTTTCTGATCTCGTCTTTGAGCTGGGCGTAAATCGCTTCGGCGTACATCCCTTCGAAGCGGGGGTCGTAGTTGACCTGCGGCGGCAGGGCGAAGTTGTTCTGCACGAGCATGGCGTTGATGGCGTGGTCGGTGGCCAGCTGCCACAGCCAGCTCATCCGCCCGTTCTGGCGCCGTTCATGTACGAGCGCGGCGTGCATGGCCCCGTTGGCCAGCATAAACTCGCATTCCCGGGCGTCGAGGCCTTCGACGTATTCGGGGTTGTACTCCAGGCGGAGGCCGTT is from Sulfurimonas sp. HSL-1656 and encodes:
- a CDS encoding F0F1 ATP synthase subunit C, coding for MKKILFLMVAFAGAAFAADADVANQTLKAYSMIAAGVGLGLAALGGAIGMGHTAAATIAGTARNPGLGGKLMTTMFIALAMIEAQVIYTLVIALIALYANPYLG
- a CDS encoding VWA-like domain-containing protein, translating into MSENIAAEKLGKAKATLLLNSPYFGTLASRLELDTSDDIPGFLSNGLRLEYNPEYVEGLDARECEFMLANGAMHAALVHERRQNGRMSWLWQLATDHAINAMLVQNNFALPPQVNYDPRFEGMYAEAIYAQLKDEIRNEEYSDDESNDTGFNENNQRKRDELKNAEGDHDPDKKRPQMEVENSVDESLFEHFEKAVREMLAQQGDTPLGLERFFIPTTKSVIDWRSELAHALNRHLRSDYRMLPPSKKLLYSHIYLPSPTSETLDLVIAIDSSGSVDETLLGRFIAEVESLLETFSDYRIELLVCDAKVQSHHQFYPGEPLVFDLKGGGGTDFRPVFEWTERHAPMAPLLLYFTDCDGRFPDREPLIDTVWITPETEREVPYGKIIPITL